One Clostridia bacterium DNA window includes the following coding sequences:
- a CDS encoding AAA family ATPase produces FHMDSKNLAMLILAGTPAIVPMVRIRVHDSFLQRIVVHHEFSGLRSEEAGPYIEAMLKLAGATGPIFTPDAITAIYELAGGAPRLISQAASKCLLFGYAREARAIDPLIVQEAAADSLRVSAGA; encoded by the coding sequence CTTCCACATGGACTCCAAGAACCTCGCCATGCTCATCCTTGCCGGCACTCCTGCGATTGTGCCAATGGTCAGGATCCGAGTCCACGACTCCTTCCTTCAGAGGATCGTGGTGCACCATGAGTTCTCAGGCCTGCGCTCGGAGGAGGCCGGGCCGTACATCGAAGCAATGCTAAAACTGGCCGGAGCAACAGGTCCAATCTTCACTCCAGATGCGATCACAGCTATCTACGAACTAGCCGGCGGCGCTCCACGGCTGATCAGCCAAGCAGCGTCCAAATGCCTTCTTTTCGGATACGCACGCGAAGCTCGAGCCATCGACCCGCTCATAGTCCAAGAAGCTGCCGCAGATAGCTTGCGAGTCTCCGCAGGCGCATAG
- a CDS encoding ImmA/IrrE family metallo-endopeptidase, with the protein MNSRQQLARQLVAAHYINDPRQLIELLHIPHIETPLPASIHGFTCAVSGQVGTVVNSQLDESQLSYARAHELGHALLHDHVGHYPIVESTFIPSGRYERQADEFAQALLDAQTSGEPVDR; encoded by the coding sequence ATGAATTCGCGGCAACAACTCGCACGGCAGCTCGTAGCTGCTCATTACATCAACGATCCACGCCAGCTTATCGAACTACTACATATCCCTCACATCGAAACACCGCTGCCGGCATCCATCCACGGTTTTACTTGCGCAGTCAGTGGGCAAGTCGGGACTGTCGTCAACTCACAATTGGACGAGTCTCAGTTGTCATATGCTCGCGCCCACGAGCTCGGTCATGCGCTCCTGCATGATCATGTTGGGCACTATCCAATTGTGGAGAGCACATTCATCCCGTCTGGCAGGTACGAGCGCCAGGCTGACGAGTTTGCTCAGGCGCTTCTGGATGCGCAAACGTCAGGAGAGCCGGTAGACAGGTAG
- a CDS encoding site-specific integrase: MSIRIPAGLRGAIYKRGKNSFRVQLSLGVKDGKPEIKRETVRGTEQDAMNLLIRRNVEYLDNTIQVTNYQTVRQAYDEWVKHVEKYRTPNTLRFYKQRFEFALLPELGHRRLKDITLGDLQKALAKYPNDQHNKRALSAFLNWSRDMGKLSQKFDFRKLETQSRPAPKKEEDVWSFEQVQKVYAALTFDNFYDIFIALGIECGLRPQEIMGLTWDRIHPDYLVIDQAVKERTPEGYKIGGTKTDEVRLVATTPYLSEKLTQHKANQKVRIIATAGYNRDVNLVVTDAMGNVPDLNYIRKYIRRLAKRAGVHCIPPKNLRSTYISLMGDLGIPIPVIQESVGHATPEMIAKHYLRVFSSSLQQAATLYHERLHGEAAQTN, encoded by the coding sequence ATGAGCATCAGAATCCCCGCCGGCCTTAGAGGAGCTATCTATAAGCGTGGGAAGAACAGTTTCCGAGTCCAGTTGTCCCTGGGCGTCAAGGATGGCAAGCCGGAGATCAAACGGGAAACCGTTCGGGGCACCGAACAGGATGCTATGAACTTGCTGATTCGGCGGAACGTGGAGTACCTAGACAACACCATCCAGGTCACAAACTATCAGACCGTGCGGCAGGCCTATGATGAGTGGGTCAAGCACGTGGAGAAATACAGAACGCCCAATACGCTGAGGTTTTACAAGCAACGATTTGAGTTCGCCTTACTACCAGAGCTGGGTCATAGGCGCTTGAAGGACATAACGCTGGGCGATCTACAGAAGGCGCTTGCTAAGTATCCTAACGATCAACATAACAAGAGAGCGCTGTCAGCGTTTTTGAACTGGAGCAGAGACATGGGCAAACTCTCGCAGAAGTTCGACTTCCGGAAGCTCGAAACACAATCGAGGCCGGCACCGAAGAAAGAAGAAGACGTCTGGAGTTTTGAGCAGGTTCAGAAGGTATATGCAGCTTTGACGTTTGATAACTTCTACGACATATTCATTGCACTGGGAATCGAGTGCGGCCTCCGGCCTCAGGAGATCATGGGGCTCACGTGGGATCGCATACACCCGGACTACTTGGTGATCGACCAAGCCGTTAAGGAACGAACCCCTGAAGGCTACAAGATCGGCGGGACCAAGACGGACGAGGTCCGGCTGGTAGCCACTACCCCATATCTGAGCGAGAAACTCACACAACACAAGGCTAACCAGAAGGTCCGCATCATTGCTACTGCAGGCTATAACAGAGATGTTAACCTGGTGGTGACCGATGCTATGGGTAACGTGCCGGATCTCAATTACATCCGCAAATATATCCGCCGCCTGGCCAAACGGGCCGGTGTGCACTGCATACCGCCCAAGAACCTGCGTAGCACTTACATCAGCCTGATGGGCGATCTGGGCATACCGATCCCGGTCATCCAGGAGTCCGTGGGCCATGCCACGCCCGAGATGATCGCGAAACATTACCTCAGAGTCTTCAGCTCCTCGCTCCAGCAAGCAGCCACACTCTACCACGAACGACTCCACGGCGAGGCGGCTCAAACCAACTGA
- a CDS encoding GIY-YIG nuclease family protein, which translates to MKVSNERKKELQEQYRLTKPDMGIFAIIRRSSPKYYLEATQDLKSAMNGAEFKLNAGMHPRRELQEDWKEAGKDGFEIKVLEQAEYDKDESKVDYEDDLALLKLMWVEKLTGEAVELY; encoded by the coding sequence TTGAAGGTATCGAACGAAAGAAAGAAGGAACTCCAGGAGCAATACAGGCTAACGAAGCCGGACATGGGGATATTCGCAATCATCCGTAGAAGCAGCCCCAAGTACTACTTGGAAGCCACGCAGGATCTGAAGAGTGCAATGAATGGCGCCGAGTTCAAGCTCAACGCCGGGATGCACCCTCGAAGGGAACTGCAAGAGGACTGGAAGGAAGCTGGCAAAGACGGATTCGAGATCAAGGTCCTTGAGCAAGCGGAGTATGACAAGGACGAGTCCAAAGTCGATTACGAGGATGACCTGGCATTGCTGAAACTGATGTGGGTGGAGAAGTTGACGGGAGAAGCCGTTGAACTCTATTGA
- a CDS encoding sodium-dependent transporter has protein sequence MSQQDQKREIFGSRLGFLFAAAGSAIGLGSLWRFPWLVGANGGSAFLIIYLVIAVFIGISLFMCELVLGRATQSSNVGAFRKISPSWASLGGLGPLAAFLILCFYSVVGGWIIYYFFRTIAGLNITDPALTAELFNNFTADPVLPLVLHGIFMGLTMLICYKGVVNGIEKASTIMMPILFAIIVPLAVRALTLPGAAEGLRFYLVPDFSRVTAKTFMDAMGQVFFSLSLGMGATLTYGSYLGKHENIPVLSLIVTLVDVLIGFMAGIIIFPIVFSFGFQPGAGTGLTFITMPAIFSEMPAGKLFGSIFFFLFFLSALTSSISLLEAAIAYLIEEHGWDRKRATLVSGTVSFVVGCLASLAMGPLSGFTIKGLNFFGQLDWVSATILQPLCGILTAILVSWIWGSRNAIQEITSDGRVKFALASIWTNVILRCVAPISVGLIFLAGLGVIRL, from the coding sequence TTGAGTCAGCAAGACCAGAAACGTGAGATTTTCGGCAGCAGACTAGGTTTCCTCTTCGCAGCAGCAGGTTCCGCCATCGGTCTAGGCAGCCTGTGGCGCTTCCCTTGGCTCGTAGGCGCCAATGGTGGAAGCGCATTTCTGATCATATATCTCGTCATCGCAGTCTTCATAGGAATCAGCCTCTTCATGTGCGAGCTTGTCCTAGGCCGCGCCACCCAGAGTTCAAATGTGGGCGCATTCAGGAAGATAAGCCCGTCATGGGCCTCGCTGGGTGGACTCGGGCCACTGGCCGCATTCCTGATCCTGTGCTTTTACAGCGTCGTGGGTGGTTGGATAATCTATTACTTCTTTCGCACTATCGCAGGCCTCAACATCACAGACCCAGCGCTCACCGCGGAGTTGTTCAACAACTTCACAGCTGACCCAGTCCTACCTTTGGTGCTCCACGGCATTTTCATGGGTCTTACCATGCTCATATGCTACAAGGGAGTAGTGAATGGCATTGAAAAGGCCTCAACCATAATGATGCCCATCCTGTTCGCGATAATCGTTCCCTTGGCAGTCCGCGCCCTCACACTCCCGGGAGCCGCAGAAGGACTCAGATTCTATCTCGTTCCCGATTTCTCCAGGGTCACCGCCAAGACATTCATGGACGCAATGGGACAAGTGTTCTTTTCTTTGAGCCTTGGCATGGGCGCCACACTCACATACGGCAGCTACCTCGGCAAACACGAAAACATACCCGTCCTATCGTTGATCGTCACCCTGGTGGACGTCCTCATCGGCTTCATGGCTGGCATCATCATCTTCCCGATCGTGTTCTCATTCGGATTCCAGCCGGGAGCAGGAACAGGGCTCACGTTCATCACAATGCCCGCGATATTCAGCGAAATGCCGGCGGGAAAGCTGTTCGGCAGCATCTTCTTCTTCCTGTTCTTCCTCTCAGCCCTGACGTCGTCCATATCTCTGCTAGAAGCGGCAATCGCCTATCTCATCGAAGAACACGGATGGGATCGCAAGCGCGCTACACTGGTGTCGGGGACCGTCTCCTTCGTCGTGGGCTGCCTTGCGTCCCTGGCAATGGGCCCCCTTTCCGGCTTCACAATTAAAGGGCTGAACTTCTTTGGCCAGCTGGATTGGGTATCCGCCACGATCCTGCAGCCGCTCTGCGGAATACTCACTGCTATCCTTGTATCCTGGATTTGGGGAAGCCGAAATGCCATCCAAGAGATCACAAGTGATGGGAGAGTCAAATTCGCGCTGGCCAGCATATGGACCAACGTGATACTGAGGTGCGTAGCCCCAATATCAGTGGGCCTCATCTTCCTGGCAGGACTGGGCGTCATCAGATTATAG
- a CDS encoding FAD:protein FMN transferase: MRRTTVGFVAALAAVLLLAAGIGLQQARRNRYAKYSDSFFDTFDTLTMVVAYTESEQEFNACFERVHTRFQELHRLYDIYNDYDGVNNVKTINDNAGIRPVKVDKDLTDLILFAKDWYRRTGGKTNIAMGAVLRIWHAYREEGRDDPDNARIPPMEELLEAAKHTDIDKVIVDAENSTVYLADRKMSLDVGAVAKGYATEVVAREAIAQGLKSGMISAGGNVRSIGGPLDGVRKRWGVGIQNPDKPVISDEGLLDVVFVDNASVVSSGDYQRYYIVDGKVFHHIIDPTTLMPADYYRAVTVVTEDSGVADFLSTALFLLPYEQSRELVESLDGVQALWVMPDGEVKATEGMNRMLRSKGASGSKPL; the protein is encoded by the coding sequence ATGAGAAGAACAACCGTCGGATTCGTGGCGGCACTTGCAGCGGTGCTCTTGCTTGCGGCTGGAATTGGCCTCCAGCAGGCAAGGAGAAACAGGTACGCCAAGTACAGCGATAGTTTCTTTGATACCTTCGACACTCTGACGATGGTTGTAGCCTATACCGAGAGTGAACAGGAGTTCAACGCCTGCTTCGAAAGGGTTCACACTCGGTTCCAGGAGCTTCACCGGCTATATGACATCTACAACGATTATGATGGCGTAAACAACGTCAAGACGATAAACGACAACGCGGGCATAAGGCCGGTCAAGGTCGATAAGGATCTCACAGACCTCATTCTCTTTGCGAAGGACTGGTACAGACGAACTGGAGGGAAAACCAATATCGCGATGGGTGCAGTGCTGCGCATATGGCATGCGTATCGTGAAGAAGGACGAGACGACCCCGATAATGCCAGGATCCCGCCTATGGAAGAACTGCTCGAGGCTGCGAAGCATACTGATATCGACAAGGTGATCGTGGATGCCGAAAACAGCACAGTCTATCTTGCCGATAGAAAGATGAGCCTTGACGTCGGTGCAGTTGCCAAAGGCTATGCAACGGAGGTTGTGGCAAGAGAGGCAATCGCTCAAGGGCTGAAGTCAGGAATGATAAGCGCTGGCGGAAACGTGCGATCTATTGGAGGGCCTCTTGATGGTGTTCGAAAACGTTGGGGCGTAGGCATACAGAACCCCGACAAGCCGGTAATATCAGACGAAGGCCTGCTTGATGTCGTATTCGTTGATAATGCTTCAGTAGTGAGCAGTGGCGATTACCAGAGGTACTACATTGTAGACGGCAAGGTTTTTCACCACATCATAGACCCGACGACTCTAATGCCAGCGGACTACTACCGTGCGGTGACAGTGGTGACGGAGGACTCAGGCGTGGCGGACTTCCTGTCAACCGCCCTATTCCTGCTGCCCTACGAGCAGAGCAGGGAGCTTGTGGAGAGCCTCGACGGGGTTCAGGCTCTGTGGGTCATGCCGGACGGCGAAGTGAAAGCCACCGAAGGCATGAACAGAATGCTGAGGAGCAAGGGCGCATCGGGCTCGAAGCCTCTGTAG
- a CDS encoding rhodanese-like domain-containing protein, with translation MNKLTTVALATILVLSLLAMPAFAEPDPVVTAVDNYLTKLPSDWFQMKPEVLLQKLDIGEEIFVLDVRRPDEFAAGHVEGAVNIEVHELAKHIDQLPDDPNALIVVYCRSGVRSMFGTSALLMLGFNRVYNMPGGFLAWQDAGYPIAH, from the coding sequence ATGAACAAGCTGACCACAGTAGCACTCGCAACCATTCTCGTACTTTCCCTGCTCGCAATGCCAGCGTTCGCCGAGCCTGACCCGGTCGTCACCGCGGTGGACAATTACCTCACCAAGCTGCCTTCTGACTGGTTCCAGATGAAGCCCGAAGTTCTGCTCCAGAAGCTCGACATTGGCGAAGAGATCTTCGTGCTCGATGTTCGTCGTCCCGACGAGTTCGCCGCCGGCCACGTCGAAGGCGCCGTCAACATCGAGGTGCATGAACTCGCGAAGCATATCGACCAGCTGCCGGATGATCCGAATGCCCTGATCGTTGTATACTGCCGCAGCGGCGTCCGCTCCATGTTCGGGACCTCCGCACTGCTCATGCTCGGCTTCAACCGTGTGTACAACATGCCCGGCGGATTCCTCGCGTGGCAGGATGCAGGGTATCCGATAGCGCACTGA
- a CDS encoding DUF2935 domain-containing protein → MPAEISVCEITGMPIACSERNLSYWLRIMMEHAIFIENGLPVQREDLRTQALQFQTAFREFLARSGSIPAMNPTEVRNYMQCVRATVASFLAFKRMLIAMALKCQVGGLGGFNYPLLLDHIAREATLFLHILDMQGQGNSNPFAVALGEETFWLRIMTDHAKFIMSLLDQSERGFLMNASELSHVFDRLLRQAQDYRSMMQSEPDRFPVVSRFTDEVIKETIRIRDFKRAAHQLLLECKIIAVLPPLLADHVAREAEHFLEVLDEIRRTLPA, encoded by the coding sequence ATGCCCGCAGAGATCAGCGTCTGCGAGATCACCGGAATGCCCATCGCCTGCTCTGAGCGAAATCTCTCTTACTGGCTGAGGATCATGATGGAGCACGCCATCTTCATCGAGAACGGACTTCCAGTCCAGCGGGAGGACCTTCGAACCCAGGCGTTGCAGTTCCAGACGGCCTTCAGGGAGTTTCTGGCTCGGAGCGGGAGCATCCCCGCCATGAATCCCACTGAGGTCAGGAATTACATGCAGTGCGTCCGAGCCACAGTCGCTAGTTTCCTGGCCTTCAAACGGATGCTCATTGCAATGGCGTTGAAATGCCAGGTCGGCGGCTTGGGCGGGTTCAACTACCCGCTGCTGCTCGATCACATAGCACGTGAGGCTACGCTATTCCTCCACATTCTCGATATGCAGGGGCAGGGAAATAGCAACCCGTTCGCTGTGGCACTCGGCGAGGAGACATTCTGGCTCCGAATCATGACCGACCATGCCAAGTTCATCATGAGCCTTCTGGATCAATCGGAGCGGGGTTTCCTGATGAACGCCAGTGAGTTGAGCCACGTCTTCGATCGCCTGCTCCGCCAGGCCCAGGACTACCGATCGATGATGCAGTCGGAGCCGGACCGGTTCCCTGTCGTCTCGCGGTTCACCGATGAGGTGATCAAAGAAACCATCCGGATCAGGGATTTCAAACGTGCCGCACACCAATTGCTGCTGGAATGCAAGATCATCGCGGTCCTACCGCCCCTCCTGGCGGACCATGTTGCTCGAGAGGCCGAGCACTTTCTGGAAGTGCTCGACGAGATTCGAAGGACTCTACCAGCGTAG
- a CDS encoding S8 family serine peptidase, producing the protein MRIRHNPRHAAVLPATLTVAIAAAIAILLPFIVAGCGGGSGPSTTGAIQGKVTLAGVGSPIPGVLVALGSGQSQFTSADGRFNLTGVPAKRQSISAAKPGFGTWQGYADVHAGQSIRCDIQLGTSSPMVAGRATLANHYNPAAAGSASRRAPAPSPTTRALGSSLLGSTTIDRIQVQLRPGLSVADAKAELTHAGYEVVDVLPLSGIIVVRPLGSSGNAGGARLPGGSPTPGDATGRSSASPGSSAWPSPSAPRAISDLTPEHSAAALEMLSSVEWAIPDSPMYATAIPNDPMYAEFQWHYRAISLPYAWDLARGVERDVVIAVIDTGVSMTHPDLQGKLVPGWDFIGDDPDPQDEPDPGKYSHGTHVAGTIAAATNNGIGVAGVSWGASLMPIRVLNGNGDGANSLVAEAIRWAVDHGADIINLSLGGPDDGSGVVKAAVDYAYSRGVTVVAAAGNESSSRVLYPAAYPTVIAVSATGLANEFASYSNYGPDITVAAPGGTGFDPVFSASFYNGAGGGNIYSWMCGTSMAAPHVSGLIGLILARFGPMTPDSVASLITSTSMDLGQPGRDDDFGAGLVNAHAALTRSTMDRAVFAIMDQEGHAISQSVYGNLDRTFEIRNSPSGAHTLTGWLDSNESGTLDRGDYYGSAPITIPASGAVLAPMLTLTYVDNANTGAKVAVHQTPAP; encoded by the coding sequence ATGCGAATACGCCACAATCCGCGCCACGCTGCTGTACTGCCCGCAACTCTCACTGTAGCCATCGCCGCAGCAATAGCCATCCTATTGCCGTTCATCGTGGCCGGGTGCGGAGGCGGCTCCGGTCCATCCACCACAGGGGCAATCCAAGGGAAGGTCACTCTAGCTGGGGTTGGATCTCCGATCCCAGGAGTGCTTGTGGCCCTCGGATCCGGCCAATCGCAGTTCACCTCCGCCGATGGCAGGTTCAACCTCACTGGCGTCCCAGCAAAACGCCAGAGCATCTCAGCCGCCAAGCCCGGCTTCGGAACTTGGCAGGGATACGCCGACGTGCATGCCGGGCAGTCGATCAGATGTGATATCCAGCTCGGCACGTCAAGTCCGATGGTGGCTGGACGCGCTACGCTCGCGAACCACTACAATCCAGCCGCTGCTGGCAGCGCCAGCCGCCGCGCTCCGGCTCCGTCGCCCACGACTCGGGCCCTCGGATCGAGCCTCTTGGGTTCGACCACCATTGATCGGATACAGGTGCAGCTCCGGCCTGGCTTATCAGTCGCTGATGCCAAGGCCGAACTCACGCACGCCGGCTATGAAGTAGTGGACGTGCTGCCCTTGTCCGGGATAATCGTCGTGCGGCCACTCGGAAGCAGCGGAAACGCGGGAGGTGCTCGCCTGCCCGGAGGCTCGCCTACCCCGGGCGACGCCACGGGTCGCTCATCAGCCTCGCCGGGCTCATCCGCCTGGCCAAGCCCATCGGCCCCGCGGGCCATCTCGGACCTCACCCCAGAGCACTCTGCAGCGGCCTTGGAGATGCTATCCTCCGTCGAATGGGCGATTCCGGATTCCCCCATGTACGCGACAGCCATCCCTAACGATCCCATGTATGCCGAGTTCCAGTGGCACTACCGCGCAATCAGCCTGCCGTACGCGTGGGACCTCGCCAGGGGCGTCGAGCGAGATGTGGTGATTGCCGTGATAGACACGGGAGTCAGCATGACGCACCCGGATCTTCAAGGGAAACTCGTGCCTGGCTGGGACTTCATTGGCGACGACCCAGACCCCCAGGATGAGCCGGACCCTGGCAAGTACAGCCATGGCACACACGTGGCCGGCACGATCGCCGCAGCCACCAATAACGGAATTGGCGTGGCCGGAGTGAGCTGGGGAGCATCGCTAATGCCCATCCGCGTGCTCAATGGGAATGGAGACGGCGCCAACTCCCTTGTTGCGGAAGCCATAAGATGGGCCGTTGACCACGGCGCCGACATCATCAACCTAAGCCTGGGAGGCCCAGACGACGGGAGCGGAGTAGTGAAAGCCGCGGTCGATTACGCATACAGCCGCGGGGTGACCGTCGTAGCAGCAGCTGGGAATGAATCGAGTTCACGGGTGCTGTACCCGGCTGCCTACCCCACAGTGATCGCTGTGAGCGCCACCGGCCTCGCGAACGAGTTCGCCTCCTACTCCAACTACGGGCCTGACATCACCGTGGCCGCGCCTGGCGGGACCGGGTTCGATCCTGTATTCAGCGCTTCCTTCTACAATGGCGCCGGGGGAGGCAACATCTACTCCTGGATGTGCGGCACATCCATGGCTGCACCCCATGTGAGCGGCCTGATCGGCCTGATCCTCGCCAGGTTCGGTCCGATGACTCCCGATTCGGTTGCCTCGCTCATCACATCCACATCCATGGATCTGGGGCAGCCCGGACGGGACGATGACTTCGGCGCCGGCCTAGTCAACGCCCATGCGGCACTCACTCGATCGACCATGGATCGAGCGGTCTTCGCCATTATGGATCAGGAAGGCCACGCCATCAGCCAGTCGGTCTACGGGAACCTCGACCGCACTTTCGAGATACGCAACTCGCCCTCCGGCGCACACACCCTCACAGGCTGGCTCGACTCAAATGAAAGCGGCACGCTTGACCGAGGCGATTACTACGGCTCGGCGCCTATCACGATCCCCGCGTCAGGCGCCGTGTTGGCGCCCATGCTGACGCTGACCTATGTGGATAACGCGAACACGGGCGCCAAGGTTGCAGTGCATCAGACGCCGGCGCCGTAG
- a CDS encoding ATP-binding cassette domain-containing protein, with amino-acid sequence MGSVNAVEVEDLRRTFAKRRPRPLPWNRKRLNGINGNDQPKTIVAVDGVSFAIRQGEIFGLLGPNGAGKTTTIRMLCTLLEPTSGAARVASYDIRREPAKVRASLGTVLAGDRSLYWKLTGRENLEYFAALYNVPPSVAHSRIAELLDRLELAGKANELVEKYSTGMKQRLSIARALLANPPVLLLDEPTSGLDPQSSRNLRSIVRDLKHEGHTIVLTTHYMAEADELSDRIAIIDHGKVIALDTPTALKGSVQQLHSLEVEIDRAPNGILDELRALPLVRSVESFQSENGQETWTIRVITDDSRQTLDALLDLLRLGGDKVLNLKASEPTLEDVFITLTGKSLRE; translated from the coding sequence ATGGGCAGTGTGAACGCAGTTGAGGTGGAAGACCTTCGACGGACATTCGCCAAGCGCAGGCCCAGGCCGCTCCCGTGGAACCGCAAGCGGCTAAATGGGATCAATGGAAACGACCAGCCCAAGACCATTGTAGCCGTGGATGGGGTAAGCTTTGCAATCAGGCAGGGCGAGATATTCGGGCTTCTCGGTCCAAACGGCGCCGGCAAGACCACGACCATAAGAATGCTGTGCACTTTGCTGGAGCCTACATCTGGCGCCGCCCGTGTCGCCAGTTACGATATCCGGCGCGAGCCGGCGAAAGTACGAGCCTCGCTCGGCACTGTCCTCGCTGGCGACCGCAGCCTATACTGGAAGCTCACCGGACGCGAGAACCTGGAGTACTTTGCGGCCCTGTACAACGTGCCTCCATCGGTCGCCCATTCTCGCATAGCGGAGCTCCTCGATCGCCTGGAACTCGCCGGAAAGGCAAATGAGCTTGTTGAGAAGTACTCAACAGGCATGAAACAGCGGCTTTCCATCGCGCGCGCGCTCCTCGCCAATCCCCCTGTCTTACTACTCGACGAACCCACATCAGGCCTCGATCCTCAGTCCTCGCGGAACCTCCGAAGCATAGTCCGCGATCTTAAGCATGAGGGGCACACCATCGTGCTCACCACTCACTACATGGCTGAGGCCGACGAGCTCTCTGACCGCATCGCCATCATTGACCATGGCAAAGTGATAGCACTTGACACACCCACTGCCCTGAAAGGCAGCGTGCAGCAACTACACAGCCTGGAAGTTGAGATCGACAGGGCTCCAAACGGAATCCTGGATGAACTGCGAGCCCTGCCCCTCGTGCGCAGTGTGGAGTCGTTCCAATCGGAAAACGGGCAGGAGACCTGGACGATCCGGGTCATAACAGACGACAGCCGCCAGACCCTCGATGCCCTTCTCGACCTGCTGCGCCTAGGCGGCGACAAGGTGCTGAATCTCAAAGCGTCAGAGCCAACGCTGGAGGATGTGTTCATCACACTGACTGGGAAGTCCCTCCGCGAGTGA
- a CDS encoding ABC transporter permease, translating to MRCLRIFLAASKRDMLVLKRYPDWIASLFVWPVLMPSLSVYAAKALAGPDQSGLIAFAERSGTTDYVGFVTSGMILWMWLNIVLWQVGGQLRAEQRRGTLESNWLTPAPRLAIVFGCGLTRMLYTMAPLLIALPLFRIMWRVDMSITPLLGLVFFTSTIAVYGIGLLFSSLVLFFKELNAMVFFVRGVFMIFCGMTYPISVLPRWMQAVSRALPLTYSIDLVRRVGLSGARFADISRDFAILAGFAAVLFALGCGAFLAVDRVVKRTGTLGQY from the coding sequence ATGAGATGCCTCAGGATCTTTCTGGCCGCATCCAAACGTGACATGCTGGTGCTAAAGCGTTACCCGGACTGGATTGCGAGCCTGTTTGTATGGCCAGTTCTCATGCCGTCGCTTTCGGTTTACGCCGCGAAAGCCCTCGCGGGGCCAGACCAGTCGGGGCTCATCGCCTTCGCAGAGCGATCGGGAACCACTGATTACGTAGGCTTCGTCACAAGCGGGATGATCCTGTGGATGTGGCTCAACATCGTGCTGTGGCAGGTGGGTGGGCAGCTCCGCGCAGAGCAGCGTAGGGGGACCCTGGAATCAAACTGGCTGACCCCCGCTCCGCGCCTGGCGATCGTGTTCGGCTGCGGCCTCACACGAATGCTCTATACAATGGCGCCCCTGTTGATTGCACTGCCCCTTTTCCGGATCATGTGGCGCGTGGATATGTCGATCACACCGCTCCTGGGGTTGGTGTTCTTCACCTCCACAATCGCAGTTTACGGCATTGGGCTCCTCTTCTCCAGCTTAGTGCTGTTCTTCAAGGAACTCAACGCCATGGTCTTCTTCGTACGAGGGGTGTTTATGATCTTCTGTGGTATGACCTATCCCATTTCCGTCTTGCCCAGATGGATGCAGGCGGTCTCAAGAGCGCTCCCGCTCACCTACTCGATCGACCTTGTGCGCCGGGTCGGCCTTTCAGGTGCGCGCTTCGCGGACATCTCCCGGGATTTCGCCATCCTGGCCGGCTTCGCAGCAGTGCTGTTCGCACTCGGATGTGGCGCATTCCTTGCGGTGGATCGAGTCGTGAAGCGCACAGGAACCCTCGGACAGTATTAG